Proteins co-encoded in one Juglans regia cultivar Chandler chromosome 16, Walnut 2.0, whole genome shotgun sequence genomic window:
- the LOC109014497 gene encoding lysine-rich arabinogalactan protein 19-like — protein sequence MASMLCAFFLVFLSFPPFLGNAQAPVAAPANLPTTTPAAPSNLPTATPPASSTPSSATQPPVSAATPPPAVSSPPPKVPPTVSPTVPPPQIPPPQPPQTPPVSTPSQPPALPPPPATSPPPLPPALPPPQVSPVPSQAPPVPAPAKEAPTPAPLPSPPAPTPAPVKEAPVPAPILVPSPAPAPTKHKRRRRRHRHKRHHHAPAPAPTIQSPPAPPTVVDTEETSPAPSPNLNGGLALHPQGGRSGRWMSTGVVVAILLALT from the exons ATGGCTTCAATGTTGTGTGCTTTCTTTCTAGTTTTTCTTAGCTTTCCACCATTTCTTGGCAATGCACAAGCACCAGTGGCCGCACCGGCTAACTTGCCAACTACAACACCGGCTGCACCATCTAATTTGCCTACTGCAACGCCACCGGCTTCTAGCACACCATCATCAGCAACCCAACCACCGGTGAGTGCAGCAACACCCCCACCTGCTGTCTCATCACCGCCTCCTAAAGTTCCACCAACTGTAAGCCCAACAGTCCCGCCCCCTCAAATTCCACCACCACAACCGCCACAAACTCCACCTGTCTCGACCCCATCACAGCCACCAGCATTGCCACCTCCACCAGCTACTTCACCACCACCTCTACCACCAGCTTTACCCCCACCACAGGTATCTCCAGTACCAAGCCAAGCACCACCAGTGCCTGCCCCTGCAAAGGAGGCACCGACACCAGCACCACTGCCATCACCACCAGCACCAACACCAGCGCCAGTTAAAGAGGCACCAGTTCCGGCACCCATCTTAGTGCCCTCACCTGCTCCAGCTCCCACAAAGCacaagaggaggaggaggcggcACAGGCACAAGAGACATCATCATGCCCCAGCACCAGCACCAACTATTCAGAGCCCCCCAGCACCTCCTACAGTGGTAGACACAGAGGAAACATCACCGGCACCATCGCCAAATTTG AATGGAGGGCTTGCACTACATCCGCAGGGAGGAAGGTCCGGAAGGTGGATGAGTACAGGGGTCGTAGTTGCCATTCTGCTAGCTCTTACATGA
- the LOC109014503 gene encoding uncharacterized protein LOC109014503 has protein sequence MAVTTGCRFTPALPRLSSPVQNPQKSVHCLLCPSSFKPISPSKPNPSIALYRSRTSRTTVVASKRAYRILAVSGLVEDSSEKQPESEPEVSGTGAHIDIKLPRRSLLVQFTCDLCGERTKRLVNRLAYERGLIYIQCAGCLRYHKLVDNIGLIVEYDLREKINMDSDNDQL, from the exons ATGGCGGTAACAACTGGGTGCCGTTTCACTCCCGCCCTTCCTCGTCTCTCCTCTCCTGTACAGAACCCTCAAAAATCCGTCCATTGCCTTCTGTGTCCTAGCTCCTTCAAACCCATTTCACCGTCCAAGCCAAACCCTTCTATTGCACTATACAG GTCCAGGACTTCTCGGACAACAGTGGTGGCATCGAAGCGAGCGTACCGGATATTGGCGGTTTCTGGATTGGTTGAAGATAGTTCTGAGAAACAACCGGAGTCGGAACCCGAAGTCTCGGGCACG GGTGCACATATTGACATAAAACTTCCAAGAAGAAGCTTGCTTGTACAATTTActtgtgatttgtgtggtgaAAGAACAAAGAGGCTTGTTAATCGATTGGCCTATGAGCGGGGCCTTATTTATATACAG TGTGCAGGGTGTCTTCGTTATCACAAATTAGTTGACAACATCGGCCTCATAGTTGAGTATGACTTACGGGAGAAAATCAATATGGACTCAGATAACGATCAACTTTGA